The Sulfuriferula thiophila genome window below encodes:
- a CDS encoding CinA family protein: protein MRPTDAELYQLAEQVGHALKQRGYQLVTAESCTGGWVGMVMTAVPGSSAWYDRGFITYSNDAKQMQLDVSADTIDTHGAVSESTVREMAQGALQHSKANISLAISGIAGPGGGTPYKPVGTVCIGWALTDGTHLETTCRFSGDRDEIRARAVAAALRGVIELLA, encoded by the coding sequence ATGAGACCTACCGATGCTGAGCTGTATCAGCTTGCCGAACAGGTTGGGCACGCCTTGAAGCAGCGTGGCTATCAACTGGTTACCGCCGAGTCCTGTACCGGCGGCTGGGTGGGGATGGTGATGACCGCCGTACCCGGCAGTTCGGCCTGGTATGACCGCGGTTTTATCACTTACAGCAACGATGCGAAACAGATGCAGCTGGATGTGTCAGCCGATACCATCGATACGCACGGGGCGGTATCGGAATCGACTGTGCGCGAGATGGCGCAGGGTGCATTGCAGCACAGTAAAGCCAATATCAGCCTGGCGATTTCCGGCATTGCCGGACCGGGGGGCGGTACACCGTACAAGCCGGTGGGTACGGTGTGCATAGGCTGGGCGCTGACCGACGGCACGCATCTGGAAACTACTTGCCGATTCAGTGGTGATCGTGACGAGATCCGTGCGCGTGCCGTGGCGGCAGCTTTGCGCGGAGTGATTGAGTTGCTGGCCTGA
- the recA gene encoding recombinase RecA: MDENRSKALAAALAQIEKSFGKGSIMRLGDGEVVNDIQVVSTGSLGLDIALGVGGLPRGRIVEIYGPESSGKTTLTLQVIAEMQKLGGTAAFIDAEHALDPQYAQKLGVNVSDLLISQPDTGEQALEIADMLVRSGSVDIVVIDSVAALTPKAEIEGEMGDSHMGLQARLMSQALRKLTGNIKRTNTLVIFINQIRMKIGVMFGNPETTTGGNALKFYASVRLDIRRTGAIKKGEEVVGSETRVKVVKNKVAPPFKQAEFDILYGEGISREGEIIELGVTHKIVDKAGAWYAYNGEKIGQGKDNSREYLREHPEIAREIENKVRAAIGIIPHTAIIGDSVPVDEA, translated from the coding sequence ATGGACGAAAACAGAAGCAAAGCGCTTGCGGCAGCCTTGGCACAAATCGAAAAAAGTTTCGGTAAAGGCTCAATCATGCGCCTGGGTGATGGTGAGGTAGTCAATGATATCCAGGTGGTATCAACTGGTTCACTGGGTCTGGATATCGCATTGGGTGTGGGTGGTTTGCCGCGCGGACGTATCGTGGAAATCTACGGACCGGAATCATCTGGTAAAACCACGCTGACGCTGCAAGTGATTGCCGAGATGCAAAAACTGGGTGGTACCGCGGCCTTTATCGATGCCGAGCATGCACTTGATCCGCAATATGCGCAAAAACTAGGCGTAAATGTGTCTGATCTGCTGATCTCGCAGCCGGATACCGGCGAGCAGGCCCTGGAAATTGCCGACATGCTGGTGCGCTCCGGTTCGGTAGATATCGTCGTTATTGACTCGGTTGCGGCATTAACACCAAAGGCCGAGATTGAAGGCGAGATGGGCGATTCTCACATGGGCTTGCAGGCTCGTCTGATGAGCCAGGCATTGCGTAAATTGACCGGTAACATCAAGCGTACCAATACGCTGGTGATTTTCATTAACCAGATACGTATGAAGATCGGTGTGATGTTCGGTAACCCGGAAACTACCACTGGCGGTAATGCGCTTAAGTTCTACGCTTCGGTGCGTCTTGATATTCGCCGTACTGGTGCAATCAAGAAGGGTGAAGAAGTGGTTGGTTCGGAAACCCGCGTGAAAGTTGTTAAAAACAAAGTAGCGCCACCGTTCAAGCAAGCTGAATTCGATATTCTGTATGGCGAAGGTATTTCCCGTGAAGGTGAGATCATCGAGCTGGGCGTTACCCATAAGATCGTTGATAAAGCGGGCGCATGGTATGCCTACAACGGCGAGAAAATCGGTCAGGGCAAGGATAATTCACGTGAATATCTGCGTGAGCATCCGGAAATCGCACGTGAAATCGAGAATAAAGTGCGTGCTGCCATCGGTATCATTCCTCACACCGCCATCATTGGCGATAGCGTGCCTGTAGACGAGGCATAA
- the recX gene encoding recombination regulator RecX produces the protein MRQVVEKSLRARALDALARREHTRLELLRKLSAHSEDLEQINQLLDDLQTRGWLSDARYAEQRVHARQSRYGSRKIGYELREQGVSETLIAETLSNLKATEVERARSIWQKKFDAPATTPKERNQQMRFLQSRGFDMDVIYRVVNHVEDEE, from the coding sequence ATGCGCCAGGTTGTAGAAAAATCACTCCGTGCCCGTGCGCTTGATGCGCTGGCACGGCGTGAACATACCCGCCTGGAACTGCTGCGTAAACTCAGTGCGCACAGTGAAGATCTCGAACAAATCAATCAGTTACTGGACGATTTGCAAACACGTGGCTGGCTATCCGACGCGCGTTATGCAGAGCAGCGCGTCCACGCCCGTCAGTCGCGTTATGGCAGTCGTAAAATCGGCTATGAGCTGCGCGAACAAGGCGTATCGGAAACCCTGATTGCAGAAACACTCAGCAATCTTAAAGCCACCGAAGTGGAACGTGCACGCAGTATCTGGCAAAAGAAGTTTGATGCACCGGCTACTACACCCAAAGAGCGTAATCAGCAGATGCGTTTCCTGCAATCGCGCGGCTTTGATATGGATGTGATTTATCGCGTGGTTAACCACGTAGAAGATGAAGAATAA